The Methanobacterium spitsbergense nucleotide sequence TACATTTGCAGCAGATGTTGGTGTAGGACCAACAAGGGTTGATGATGTAATTGTAGTATTCAAATCATACATAACACGTGTTGGTAAAGGGCCGTTCAAAACAGAAATATCACAAAAAGAAGCAGAATCATTAGATATAGAAGAGTATGGTACAGTCACAGGTCGAAGAAGACGTGTGGGTATGTTTGATATGGATCTTGCAAAGGAATCATGCATGATAAATGGAGCAACACAGATTGCACTTACATGCGTTGATAGAATATTCCCAAATTGCGAACGTGTTAAAGATTATTCACAGCTCTCACAAGAGGTTAAAAACTTTGTTGCAGAAATAGAAGGTGAAACAGGAGTTCCTGTAACCATAATATCAACAGGGCCAGATCTTGTGGATACCATAGATCTAAGGGATGAACTTCTTTAATTAATTCTTTTTTTTATTCATACTGTTTTATTTTTAGATTTATTTTAGTTTTTATATTATCCCTTGCTTTATTGGTGTGGTATCTGATAGGTTAGGTGATACAAATGTATGGAGATCCTGAAATATCATATCAAGTGGCTGTATATTTAACAAGGGTGCCACATTACATATGTATTTTATAAATAACAGTCATAATGCCGTTAACATGCTAAAAATTAAAAAGGAAGATGTGAAAATACGTTTCTCAAGATTATAAACGGAATAAAACAGGTGATAATTTTTTCGATTAAATCATCTTATTTTGGATGATTTAATTTTAATATTGTACTTAATTTTTAATAAAAAGTTTTTAGTAAAAACTAGAAACTAAATACTTAGTAATTTGTCTTATTTTGTTCCTACTTTTTTTTCTCTTAGTTTGTTTGTAACAGCACGCCAAATATCTGGATGCTCCTCTTTAATGGCTTTTCTCATTAAGCGTGCAGTTTCAGCACTCATACTAAAATTAGGTTGTGTTTCTTTTAGGTAATGTAATACTACTGCAGATTCATGATCCCAAAAAGCTAAACGAGGTTTATTATTGATCTTCTTAAAAACTTTTTTTATGATGACTTCATCAATTTCACCCTGTTGATTGTTAGTTTTAGTGGGTTTAGATTCTCTTTCAGCTCTTTCTTGTAGTGGCGATCTTGAAATGACTTTTTTTCCATTCATTTATGATCTCTCCAAAAATTCTTCTGTAAATTTAACATAAGCTATAGCACCGGTACTGTCGGGATATTTTATTACACAGGGTATTCCATCGGCAGCACTTCTCTTTACAGGTGCATTTCTGGGGATGATTGTTTTAAACATTTTATCTTTAAAAAATTCTTTCACAAGATATGCAACCTCGTTGGTGAGTTTTTCCCTTTTATCATGCATGGTTAACAACACACCTTTGATTTCTGTTTCGCTGTAAAGTTTATCTTCAACTTCTTTGATTGCATCTAATAAGTCTACAACTCCTTCCATTGCATAGTATTCAGTTTGTACAGGTATTATTACACTGTCACTTGCAACTAAAACGTTATATGCAAGTCTTCCAAGTGTTGGGGGTGAATCAATTATGATCATATCATAATATTCATCAATCCTTTCCAGATATCGTCGGAGTATATATTCTGGTGCTGTTTCTCCTGCTAACTGTTTCTCTACCTTGCTCAGGGATAAATTGCTTGGTAATATGTCTAAATTTTCATAGTCTGTGGGTATTATTGCTTCTTCAATTTCACATTCATCCAACAATACATCGCGTATTGAATAATTTAAGTTAGTTTTATCTATTCCAAGACCGGTTGTTGCATTGGCTTGTGGATCCAAATCCACCAATAAAACTTTTTTTCCTTTCTGGGTTAAGGTTGCTGTTAAATTTATTGCTGTTGTGGTTTTGGC carries:
- a CDS encoding ParA family protein, whose translation is MTEVIGIINQKGGVAKTTTAINLTATLTQKGKKVLLVDLDPQANATTGLGIDKTNLNYSIRDVLLDECEIEEAIIPTDYENLDILPSNLSLSKVEKQLAGETAPEYILRRYLERIDEYYDMIIIDSPPTLGRLAYNVLVASDSVIIPVQTEYYAMEGVVDLLDAIKEVEDKLYSETEIKGVLLTMHDKREKLTNEVAYLVKEFFKDKMFKTIIPRNAPVKRSAADGIPCVIKYPDSTGAIAYVKFTEEFLERS